Proteins encoded by one window of Catenulispora sp. GP43:
- a CDS encoding ABC transporter ATP-binding protein: MSGTAILELRKVTRTHGKGTAEVHALRGVDLTVQAGELVAVMGPSGSGKSTLLSLAGGLDTPSSGDILVEQTPLASQSKAQLAAIRRRSVGYVFQDYNLIPALTAAENVALPRELDGIPARKARQEALTALEEVGLQAEADRFPDEMSGGQQQRVAIARALIGQRRLILTDEPTGALDTETGEAVLRLLRTRCDEGAAGVLVTHEARHAAWADRIVFIRDGLIVDESAPSQRPDDLLVGGEAQA, translated from the coding sequence ATGAGCGGCACAGCGATTCTGGAACTACGCAAGGTCACCCGGACCCACGGCAAAGGCACCGCCGAGGTACACGCACTACGCGGCGTGGACCTGACCGTGCAGGCCGGGGAACTGGTGGCGGTGATGGGCCCGTCCGGCTCAGGCAAGTCCACACTGCTGTCACTGGCCGGCGGCCTGGACACCCCCTCCAGCGGCGACATACTGGTCGAGCAGACACCGCTGGCCTCCCAGTCCAAAGCACAGCTCGCCGCGATCCGGCGACGCTCGGTCGGCTACGTCTTCCAGGACTACAACCTGATTCCAGCGCTGACCGCCGCCGAAAACGTGGCCCTGCCCCGGGAACTGGACGGCATCCCAGCCCGCAAAGCACGACAGGAAGCCCTTACCGCACTGGAGGAAGTGGGGCTACAGGCCGAGGCGGACCGGTTCCCCGACGAGATGTCCGGTGGCCAACAGCAGCGGGTGGCCATCGCCAGGGCACTGATCGGACAGCGGCGCCTGATCCTCACCGATGAACCCACCGGCGCGTTGGACACCGAGACCGGCGAGGCGGTACTGCGCCTACTGCGCACACGCTGCGACGAAGGCGCCGCCGGCGTCCTGGTCACCCACGAGGCCCGGCACGCCGCCTGGGCCGACCGCATCGTATTCATCCGCGACGGCCTCATCGTCGACGAATCAGCACCATCGCAGCGTCCTGATGACCTGCTGGTCGGCGGCGAGGCCCAGGCATGA
- a CDS encoding PadR family transcriptional regulator — translation MSVKHSLLAVLAGGDRYGYQLRAEFEERTGATWPLNIGQVYTTLNRLERDGLVEPAGQDAANHVFYRITVAGRAELFAWFARPVTRAERPRDELAVKLALAVTVAGVDVAAIVHGQRKHALAALQDYTRVKARLDAGELAAALVLESMIFQCEAEIRWLDHVQARVLRHAQQGRATGPADQTGTGAGRGDSAPANATKEGKTT, via the coding sequence GTGTCCGTCAAACACTCCCTGCTGGCCGTCCTGGCCGGCGGCGACCGCTACGGATACCAGCTGCGTGCCGAGTTCGAGGAGCGCACCGGGGCGACCTGGCCGTTGAACATCGGGCAGGTGTACACGACCTTGAACCGTCTGGAGCGCGACGGTCTGGTCGAGCCTGCCGGGCAGGACGCCGCGAACCACGTCTTCTACCGCATCACCGTGGCCGGCCGGGCCGAGCTGTTCGCCTGGTTCGCACGGCCGGTGACGCGGGCCGAGCGGCCCCGGGACGAGCTGGCGGTGAAGCTGGCGCTGGCGGTCACGGTGGCCGGGGTCGACGTGGCCGCGATCGTGCATGGCCAGCGCAAGCACGCGCTGGCGGCGTTGCAGGACTACACGCGGGTCAAGGCGCGGCTGGATGCCGGGGAACTGGCCGCCGCGCTGGTGCTGGAATCGATGATCTTCCAGTGCGAAGCCGAGATCCGGTGGCTGGACCACGTCCAGGCCCGGGTGCTGCGACACGCACAGCAGGGCCGGGCCACCGGGCCCGCAGATCAGACCGGCACCGGGGCCGGGCGCGGCGACAGCGCACCGGCTAATGCCACCAAGGAGGGGAAAACCACATGA
- a CDS encoding FtsX-like permease family protein, translating to MSSWGLALRVARREAWRNKKRSALVVAMLALPVAGASAADTLWHSSQITAEQKAVWQMGSYDALLTDVGTPMYQTPDLSGAGPAKDAAGHSVAPLRTTPATVADLSALLPAGSHVARPEAQYAGQVQIVDSAGRAWGQVMDTDLADPKLAGTADRIAGSPPASADEVALSSALAGQLHKGVGDTIALRSTDPVVGDAPPQSKTVRVTGVYDSKLTPYDPIVFDYPGAFAPQQGPSGQAVFPIAVPGGVDWSLTQRLNAQGFTVQSKHLLADPPPASQVPYYGAYPATGGGSSSQSSTLAVAAIALSMVLLEVVLLAGPAFAVSARRRRRDFGLLGAAGADSRRLRRIVLADGIVLGAVGGVVGTVAGIGGAAAVLPWFGHHTQQALGGFRLRPLELAAAAVLGVGTGVAAAVAPAIATARQDVMVALTGRRGQSAMPWKLPLIGLAGVVLGSALILVGAFRGGNPIPVAAGVAFAELGLVACTPILVAWSGKLARLLPLTGRLALRDGARNRGRTAPAVAAIMAAVAGATGVAMVINSDDAQQRHYYQSQLRLGQAVASLGDGTTNLAPAAADRLVQQIEAVLPTKQAAVMQGVGFGDGQTQPVAPTVLRTPENACPPEQDSVVHDGDPRCSGMGGGVLQFLTGSSTVVSGGPELVRALVGRQDAAAEAVLKAGGAVVFDKYDLATTGPNPTVQLRVGRDCTQQSCPGSFVTATLPAAFVDSPRWDVTAVVAPGTLDKYGVNFIPMTVLFDTSRMPSAEQEQRADNLVGAAGIEQRFYVERGYQSQTRAGLLALAAVAGVVMLGAAAVATGLAITDAQADLETLAAIGARPRVRRLLAGSQAAVTAGLGAVLGTAFGLLPAVGLIEAKAQHIAAEPGNTLAAEHVFLAPPWLYLGAVVVALPVLAAAGSAGFVRSRIEMRRRRG from the coding sequence ATGAGCAGCTGGGGACTGGCACTGCGGGTAGCCCGCCGGGAGGCGTGGCGGAACAAGAAACGCTCAGCCCTGGTGGTGGCGATGCTCGCACTACCGGTCGCCGGCGCCTCAGCCGCCGACACACTGTGGCACAGCTCCCAAATCACAGCCGAACAAAAGGCCGTCTGGCAGATGGGCAGCTACGACGCCCTCCTCACCGACGTCGGCACCCCGATGTATCAGACCCCTGACCTGTCCGGGGCCGGGCCGGCGAAGGACGCGGCCGGGCATTCCGTGGCACCGCTGCGGACGACACCGGCGACGGTGGCCGACCTGAGCGCGCTCCTTCCCGCCGGTTCGCACGTCGCCCGGCCTGAAGCGCAATACGCCGGCCAAGTGCAGATCGTCGACAGTGCCGGGCGGGCGTGGGGCCAGGTGATGGACACCGACCTCGCCGATCCGAAGCTGGCCGGCACCGCCGACCGGATCGCCGGCAGCCCCCCGGCCTCCGCCGACGAGGTCGCGCTGAGCAGCGCGCTGGCCGGGCAGCTGCACAAGGGCGTCGGCGACACGATCGCCTTGCGCTCGACAGACCCGGTCGTCGGCGACGCTCCTCCGCAAAGCAAGACTGTGCGCGTGACAGGGGTCTACGACAGCAAGCTGACTCCCTACGACCCGATAGTCTTCGACTACCCGGGAGCCTTCGCTCCGCAGCAGGGGCCGTCCGGCCAGGCCGTCTTCCCGATCGCGGTCCCCGGCGGGGTCGACTGGAGCCTGACGCAGCGGCTCAACGCGCAGGGCTTCACCGTGCAGTCCAAGCACCTCCTGGCCGATCCGCCGCCGGCGTCTCAGGTCCCTTACTACGGCGCGTATCCTGCCACCGGCGGCGGCAGCAGCAGCCAGAGCTCGACGTTGGCCGTGGCGGCGATCGCGTTGTCCATGGTCCTGCTGGAGGTGGTGCTGCTGGCCGGGCCGGCGTTCGCCGTGAGTGCCCGCCGCAGGCGCCGGGACTTCGGCCTGCTCGGCGCGGCCGGCGCGGACAGCCGGCGGCTGCGTCGGATCGTGCTCGCCGACGGCATCGTGCTCGGGGCCGTTGGCGGCGTCGTCGGGACGGTGGCGGGTATCGGGGGAGCGGCGGCCGTGCTGCCCTGGTTCGGACATCACACGCAGCAGGCACTGGGGGGATTCCGGCTCAGGCCGCTGGAGCTGGCGGCCGCGGCGGTGCTCGGCGTCGGCACCGGCGTGGCGGCGGCGGTGGCCCCGGCCATCGCGACCGCGCGCCAGGACGTCATGGTGGCGCTGACCGGACGGCGCGGCCAGTCGGCCATGCCGTGGAAGCTGCCGCTGATCGGGCTGGCCGGCGTCGTGCTCGGTAGTGCCCTGATCCTGGTGGGGGCTTTTCGAGGCGGCAACCCCATCCCGGTGGCCGCCGGTGTCGCATTCGCCGAGCTGGGTCTTGTGGCATGTACTCCGATTCTGGTGGCGTGGTCGGGCAAACTGGCCCGGCTGCTTCCGCTGACCGGCCGGCTGGCGCTGCGCGACGGCGCCCGCAACCGCGGCCGCACCGCACCGGCGGTGGCCGCGATCATGGCCGCCGTGGCCGGGGCGACGGGGGTGGCCATGGTCATCAACTCCGACGACGCGCAGCAGCGGCACTACTACCAGAGCCAGCTGCGTCTGGGCCAGGCCGTGGCCTCGCTCGGAGACGGCACCACCAACCTCGCCCCGGCTGCGGCGGACCGCCTGGTCCAGCAGATCGAGGCGGTGCTGCCGACGAAACAGGCCGCGGTGATGCAGGGGGTCGGCTTCGGGGACGGCCAGACTCAGCCGGTCGCACCGACGGTGCTCCGCACACCGGAGAACGCGTGCCCGCCGGAGCAGGATTCCGTGGTCCACGACGGGGATCCGCGTTGCAGTGGGATGGGCGGCGGCGTGCTCCAGTTCCTGACCGGCAGCTCGACCGTGGTGTCCGGCGGTCCCGAACTGGTGCGAGCCCTGGTCGGACGGCAGGACGCGGCCGCCGAGGCGGTCCTGAAGGCCGGCGGCGCCGTGGTCTTCGACAAGTACGACCTCGCCACCACCGGGCCGAACCCGACGGTCCAGCTCCGCGTCGGCCGCGACTGCACGCAGCAGTCGTGTCCGGGCAGCTTCGTCACGGCGACGTTGCCGGCGGCGTTCGTCGACAGCCCGCGGTGGGACGTCACCGCCGTGGTGGCCCCCGGCACGCTGGACAAGTACGGGGTGAACTTCATTCCGATGACCGTGCTGTTCGACACCTCGCGCATGCCCAGCGCCGAGCAGGAGCAGCGGGCCGACAATCTGGTCGGGGCGGCCGGGATCGAGCAGCGCTTCTACGTCGAGCGCGGCTACCAGAGCCAGACGAGGGCGGGCCTGCTCGCGCTTGCGGCGGTGGCCGGGGTGGTGATGCTTGGCGCGGCGGCGGTGGCCACCGGCCTGGCCATCACCGACGCCCAGGCCGACCTGGAGACGCTGGCCGCGATCGGCGCCAGGCCCCGGGTGCGGCGGCTGCTGGCCGGCTCGCAGGCCGCCGTCACGGCCGGCCTCGGCGCCGTGCTGGGTACGGCGTTCGGACTGCTGCCGGCCGTCGGCCTGATCGAGGCCAAAGCTCAGCACATCGCCGCCGAGCCGGGCAACACCTTGGCCGCCGAGCATGTCTTTCTCGCGCCGCCCTGGCTGTACCTCGGTGCGGTGGTCGTGGCGCTGCCGGTGCTGGCAGCCGCCGGGTCGGCCGGATTCGTCCGGTCGCGGATCGAGATGCGTCGGCGGCGCGGCTGA